Proteins encoded in a region of the Arctopsyche grandis isolate Sample6627 unplaced genomic scaffold, ASM5162203v2 HiC_scaffold_194, whole genome shotgun sequence genome:
- the LOC143922046 gene encoding DNA annealing helicase and endonuclease ZRANB3-like, with the protein MTLKEYQKEGVAFIVKNYLEATTRGMLLHMDPGLGKSLTIIESLKVLKIKNVCVVCPASLKINWLKEIEKWGYLPEKLDIYSFNHCQRHIPKLEKGTVLIVDEAHGLRNWQSKQTRNIIFKIAPQAERVYLLTGTPVVRSFADLHPLFTVLEPQKWGSYSIFAEKFANKEIVFLGKKRIVKYTGYKNSKELKELASGISFGRKKADVLKELPPKSFFEIHIDPNLKVEDKTTKEEINEALNSGVISEALMSMRRISGITKAVGCAEYINTFSEPVVVFCHHKEVAKILENEFKKDGKTVASIVGGDNLESRNLVVENFQDGKVDVVICSIEAAGVGITLTRASICFFVELPFNYASYLQAYGRIDRIGQENHMQIYNFLSSDLDYAIQKIVLSKKDSLVEFEREKA; encoded by the coding sequence atgacTTTAAAAGAGTATCAAAAAGAAGGCGTTGCATTTATCGtaaaaaattacttagaggCAACTACTAGAGGCATGTTGCTACATATGGACCCTGGATTGGGAAAATCCTTAACAATAATAGAGTCTTTAAAAGTACTTAAAATAAAGAATGTTTGTGTAGTATGCCCTGCCTCTTTAAAAATCAACTGGcttaaagaaattgaaaaatgGGGATACTTACCAGAGAAGTTAGATATATATAGTTTTAACCATTGTCAAAGACATATTCCTAAACTAGAAAAAGGAACTGTGTTAATAGTTGACGAAGCTCATGGATTAAGAAACTGGCAAAGTAAACAAactagaaatataatttttaaaatagctcCTCAAGCAGAAAGGGTTTATTTATTAACAGGAACACCAGTTGTAAGAAGCTTTGCAGATTTGCACCCTTTATTTACCGTTCTAGAGCCTCAGAAATGGGGAAGCTATAGTATATTTGctgaaaaattcgcaaataaaGAAATTGTATTTTTAGGCAAAAAAAGGATAGTTAAATATACAGGATATAAAAACTCTAAAGAATTAAAAGAGCTTGCTAGCGGCATATCTTTTGGTAGAAAAAAAGcagatgttttaaaagaattgcCCCCTAAAAGcttttttgaaatacatatagatCCTAATTTAAAGGTAGAAGATAAGACTACTAAAGAAGAAATAAACGAAGCTTTAAATAGCGGAGTAATATCAGAGGCTTTAATGTCAATGAGAAGAATAAGCGGTATAACTAAAGCTGTGGGCTGTGCTGAATATATAAATACCTTTTCAGAGCCTGTAGTAGTATTTTGTCATCATAAAGAAGTTGCGAAGATATTAGAAAACGAGTTTAAAAAAGATGGCAAAACTGTAGCAAGTATAGTTGGGGGGGATAACCTAGAGAGTAGAAATTTAGTTGTAGAAAACTTTCAAGATGGAAAAGTTGATGTAGTGATTTGTTCTATTGAAGCTGCGGGAGTTGGGATAACTTTAACAAGAGCATCTATATGTTTTTTTGTAGAATTGCCGTTTAATTATGCAAGTTATTTACAAGCTTACGGAAGAATCGACCGTATTGGACAAGAAAATCATATGCAGATCTATAACTTTTTAAGTAGTGACTTGGACTATGCTAttcaaaaaatagttttaagtaAAAAAGATAGTttagttgagtttgaaagagagAAAGCATGA